A stretch of DNA from Candidatus Saccharibacteria bacterium oral taxon 488:
GGGCATGAATAATTTTGAGCAGGTCGAGAAGCGGATGACTAACCTCAAACAAAAGGTGCTGGATTATCAGCGGCTAAAGGAAAAGTCGCGCAACCCCGGCACCATCCAAAAGTTTAAGCGGCTGGAGAATGAGGCGCGGGCCGAGCTGGCGGAATTATCAGAGATGGACAAGCCGACGTTTTGGATCGATAAGGAGTCGGCTGGGCAGCTTGATTATAAGTCGGCTGAGCGCTACGGCAAGTTCAAGGCGCGCAATATTCGGCTCTCGATGAAGGATGCAGCCAGTCGTAGTCAGCACGTGCTGGTGCGAGTTGAGGACGCGGCGGTTGGGGTTGGTGAGCGGATATTGTTTGAAGGGGTAAATATTGATCTGCGTGAGGGCGAAGCGGTGGAGCTGCGCGGCCGTAATGGTGCTGGCAAGACGACACTGATTCGGATGCTGTTGGGGCAGCGAGGAGGTTCGGATTCCAGCCTCTCCGATAAGTCGATGGTTCTGCGGACGGCGTTGCCGGATGCATTCGACTTGGAGGAGACGGCTGGAATCCGAGCTGCGGCAGCCACTCCACCGTCCTCCGCCAGAGTACACTCTTCGCTTGGATCTCCACTGGAGATTTCTCGCGAGCGTTCGGCTGAAACGTCCGCTACTCGCGAACGTTTCACAGTCTCTGGCGGAGGAGGTGTCGTACCTGCTGCCCCTATCCTCTACTCTGGCAACCTCTTCCTCGATCCGCAGGTGCGGGTGGGTGTGTATGAGCAAGAAATTGATGAGCGGTATTTGGCGGATCCGCTGGAGGTAGCGATTGAGAAATTATACCTTAGCCGTGACCTGCCGATTTCTGATACCAAAATCCGCCAATTGCTAGCTGATTATCTGTTTACCGAAGCGGACCGGATGACGCCACTGGCGCGCTTGTCGGGTGGCCAGAAAGCTCGCTTTCAGATCATTGCTATGCTGGCGAATGACCCGCAGCTGCTGATTTTGGACGAGCCAACCAACTATCTTGATTTACCAAGCATTGAGGAGTTGGAGACGGCACTGGCGAAATATTCTGGCGCCATCCTTTACGTCAGTCACGACAATTATTTCCGCCAAGAAATCGGTGGCGAAGTGGTGCAAATCGGCGCAGCATAAGGAGTGCGCTAATGAAAAACCTGCCGTCAGTAAGTCCCTAAGCAGCAGGTTTTTGATACGTAAATTAGCGATAGTTATTCGCTCATCAAACCATTCTTCTTCAGCGCATCCTGTAGTTTCGGCCGGTCAAAGCCGAGGATGACCTCGCCGCAAACATCGGTCACTGGCACGCCCTGGAAATTGCCGCCGTTTTTACTGAGCAATTCTTCCTTGGCGCTTGGATCAGCCTCAATGTCCTTGGCGACAAAATCAATGCCGAGTTTTTTCAACCACTCCATCTCGGTGTGGCAGAATGCGCACCAGCTGGTGCTATAGACGGTGACTTTAGCGTCTTGGTGATTGGCCGTGTTATCTTCGCTCATAACTTCCCTCCTTATGGCTTTTCTCTATTGTAGCATAAGCATCGGTGCCTCGGCAATGCCATCTAGTCTCGGGACGCCCGAC
This window harbors:
- a CDS encoding ABC-F family ATP-binding cassette domain-containing protein, which encodes MIADIHITEKSFGDKTLMRDVKFSVDDGEKVGVVGRNGVGKSTLFGVLAGTDTDYTGEVIFRRGITVASTAQEHHGLGDQTVLSYILSGLPEYASLKKIIDEYPETMGDNMRKIEEYTQALERFDQKGFYQIEEKIARELDNFQLSGCGERPLGSLSGGQKRLVEIVKIMHAGAHLALIDEPTNHMDYVAKQQFIDWMSSQPRQAMLIITHDRDVLGRVDRIIELKDGRAVSYRGNYDAYLKQNAQATAAGMNNFEQVEKRMTNLKQKVLDYQRLKEKSRNPGTIQKFKRLENEARAELAELSEMDKPTFWIDKESAGQLDYKSAERYGKFKARNIRLSMKDAASRSQHVLVRVEDAAVGVGERILFEGVNIDLREGEAVELRGRNGAGKTTLIRMLLGQRGGSDSSLSDKSMVLRTALPDAFDLEETAGIRAAAATPPSSARVHSSLGSPLEISRERSAETSATRERFTVSGGGGVVPAAPILYSGNLFLDPQVRVGVYEQEIDERYLADPLEVAIEKLYLSRDLPISDTKIRQLLADYLFTEADRMTPLARLSGGQKARFQIIAMLANDPQLLILDEPTNYLDLPSIEELETALAKYSGAILYVSHDNYFRQEIGGEVVQIGAA
- a CDS encoding NrdH-redoxin, whose translation is MSEDNTANHQDAKVTVYSTSWCAFCHTEMEWLKKLGIDFVAKDIEADPSAKEELLSKNGGNFQGVPVTDVCGEVILGFDRPKLQDALKKNGLMSE